The Ziziphus jujuba cultivar Dongzao chromosome 3, ASM3175591v1 region ATCACAGCGCACTCTGAACAATACCATTTTCCTTTTGGTTGTTCTCTCAGACCAACACAGCCAAAATGGAACCATTCAATCTTGCACTAACAGAAGAGGAACAGAATTTTTATCAGGTCATGGAGCATATATGATATTGAAAAAAGAGGCATTGAAAACACAGGTGAAAGAGTTTCATACAGTGGGGTTGTCACATGCAACCATCTCTCCATAGCTGACATTGTTACACACACAGTATGTTGGTTCATTTGGATCAACAGGTAAATCCAAATCCATACCAGTAGGAGTGGCAGCTGTAGTGGCTGTTTCTGTAGCTGCTGCTGCAGCTGCTGTTGCTAGGCGTGTTCTGCGAAGAAAAGATACTCCAAGCATGTCATAATAGGTTTAGAATTAAATAACAAGACAACAAGAACATTTCAACCCTCTTGGCATTCGATAAGTAATCAATTACCAAaacttacataaaaaaatagtgCAAGAAGAACAAGCTCACAAGGCCAacgaagaaaaaatattaagctAAGAAAAGAAACAGATGTAAGGAATGGCAGGTACTTCTTACGGCCTCCTTTGCCACCTTCACTGCCCCTTCCAGATTTTACATTGCCATCCAAACTTGCAGCAGGCAAACCACTAGCAGGCACAGCATCTCTTTCTGCCATAAACTATTTTATTAATCAGGGAATCTATGTAAGAGACTGTGacagatttattttattttatatttatcattattatcatttgtTGTACATAAGTTCAATTGGGATACATGACTACTCAAAATATGAAGGAACTTATCAAAGTCAAGTTTGATGTATGAATATTCAGCAAGATGGAAAGGAATATAAGTGATGTACCACGGCGAAgttcttcatcaaatttttttaaatattgatcaAGTTGTTGTATGTGTGTATCCACCTGAAGCAAAATTACAGAATGCCAGGGTCAGTAAAAACATTAGCAAGGAAATTCCAATGTACCTCCTTCAGAAGACAACAGATCATAGAATGAGTATAAGGAGACTTTATAAAATCAGGGTTCTATAATTTAACATTACAAGCAAAGTCTGAAGCTTCATAtacatttgtttaaaatatgtGACCAAACACCATAAAAACCAGGACTGAACCTCAGTAAAGAAAAGCTGCAAATAAGAAGCTACTCAAACAATCAGATTAGCATCGAATGAACATAAACTTTAAATTCCAGAAAATAACCAGACTTTTGACGTCATAAGTTCAGAATTTTCAACCCATAATAACAGTGTTGAGATAAGGTATGTTATTGATGGCTCTTTCTTTTTTAGAACCTTctcaatttattttctgttcAATTTTCAGCAAACTTTGTAATCAAGGGACTTAATTGTTCAAAAGATATGGAATCAAACAATTTCCACATTAGCATCAAATTGGAAGTTAAACATGTAAACGTTATTAAGTAGCAATTTTCATCAAGTAACAATTCTTGCATACAAACAAAGCCACTTCTCATGATCATATACTCACCACTTCTACGCTGCATTTTACTTTGTTTTCATCAAATAagtgagtttttatttttgttttgagacTTCCCCTCATCAAAAGAATAAGATAAACAAAGTCTAAGCATCCTAATTAAGTATTTCTTAGGAAAGGGAACTGACATGTGCAACTAATTTGAAATCATAGACTTACAGCAATAAAGCATCAAAATCATAGAATCAGGCAAAATAATCCTATCAAGCAGCAAGTGCAGCGACTATATATACAAATTCAATAAAAGGCCCAGAATATATGTACCATATCATACACCTGAACTGCCAAGGAAACCTTTTCATCTGCAATCAAGAGGCTGTGCCTTTGCTCATCGAGTGCTGCATCTGAGAATCTGATAAGTGAAGTATCAGGTGTAATATTTCCAGACTTAACCTCTTTCTTGATATCCTCGATTTCTTGTTCACAGCGTTGTTCATTTTGTCTTTGGATATCTGTTCATACATTGATACACATCAGAACAAAATGTTGCTCTTGAAAAACCTAAATAGCAGAACATAACAACTTGAGGTGAAGACACCGATAAAACTTGCAGCTTTAATCTTTTTTCCTcctaaatgcaaaaatatgaacACAAGCACTAAAAACAGACTCACGCACAACAAAAAGACAGAATAATTAGTTTCATATGCAAAATTGATAGTAATCCATAGTTGGCATCCTCAAACCCAACTGAAAAAATACGGAAAATCTAGTATACTCCTGAACCCATATCCCAATTTCTCATATAGGCATATTTAATGATGATACCCCTTTTTTTGGCATGTAAAACTCACCAATAATTATAACCAAGTTCTTAAAATAAGTTCATAACTGTAACCACAAAGCATCTCAAACAAATTACATGTATATTCATGAATTATTGCGATTTCTAAGTCTAACCCAGTTCAACCAATATGAAAATTTGATCTACAATAGCTCACAAATTCAATCTATTGAGTTTATTTTCCTTCCAAAACATGAAAATTGAATGGAAGTAAACTAAGAGCAATTCGGAAACATGTAGCTACAATTaataggaagaagaagaagaagatgatgatgggcAAAAAGCATAAAAGCATACCTTGTAAACTTTTATCTAAGTCACGCAAAACCGAATACTTCTTTTGCAGAATATTGGGCAGTGAATCGATGCCTGTGTGGAAAAAAGACACATTTGGTGTTCaaaattagggaaaaaaaaacaagttatTGCCTCAGCATGAATTTTAAGAATAAGAGTTCAGATTTAGGGTTAGGTTTCCAAAAGTAGAAGGatttaagaaagagaaaagctTTACTCGCTTGAAATTCTTCCAGGAATGACATTTGTGAATTTTTGGCTCTGTCTGTCTGGGTCGGAGCTTCATCAGGtgagatgatatatatatatatatttatatgtacacacacacatttataaGTATTCATCACTTCGAAAAGACATATATAGCCTTCGGAATTGGGTTGCCTCTTGCCAAAAGCAGAATATTGGTGTGTACAAAATAgtaaattgaaattttctttcgttcttatttttatatgttaaatttgttttttcgcTTTTATATAAATAGTAACTTCGAGTTCTGCCAGTCTGTATATTAGTTATATTTTAagggattttatttttatttttattttatttattttttgagtttatATTAGTTTCCGTTGGCATATGCTTTgagtttatgtttttctttacttgttttcttctttttttttttttgtttcaatttttttttatgtctatttcaattaaatataatgagaTATTTACCCTAAAATTACAACATgacctctctttttttttttttccttttttttttctttttcttttccgcTTCATTAGTCAATATCAAAATGACATTAAACAACACATAAAGaagtataatataaaatttttcctttttttaaggaTAAATGTAGATGATGTGAATTGACACGTACAGATTGTATAGTATTCTGAAATTTTCACCgaatttttcaataattatatatatatatatatatacatattataagtTGACCAAATAATTTTACacgaatgaaaaaaaaaatatatatatatatatatacactatattAAGGtgttgctttattttattagaaGTGAAGGGATTGAAATTCATATTATTACCGAGAAAACATGAAAACATGGTTTATATTAACAGTGGCTTATATTAAAGTCTCTAATCACACTCCTAAGCTTCGTTGTTTAATTTGGCTAAACGTTagtgccaaaaaataaaaaaaattaaaaattaaaagggaaGGACCGAAACTGTACAAAAaacaagtttaaaaaaaaaaaaaaaaagacctaaGCTTCGTAATTAATATTATctgatcaatataaaaaaataaaataaaatagattagcTTCAATGATTAAGCATTTTTATTTGTGTCTACGAAAACATAAATGCAAAGATATTTTggataataattgataatttgttttagaaaaaaaaaaaaagacttacaTAAACAATGAAAGGAAtgaattcatatgtatataatcttgttaattatttaaccccctcaaaaaaaaaaaaaaattgtatataatcTTTTAATTATGGGCTTCGAGGCCCACAAACCCATTCATTTTTAATTGCACGAAGATAAAAGCCCAGATGTTATGGGAGTagactatatataaaaatactaaatatatGTTATGAAGAAAgactgttttatttttttggggaaatccTCTTCCAGTGGCTGAAGATGCCACTATCTTACCCCAACCAGAGgcaatcttttatttatttcatatctaTTTTATAACTGTTATTCCATGCTCTCTTTTCATGTAGATGCAGTTACAAACCGATTGTACAGTAGGTATGATCTATATGATCTAATGGGTTGTAATATGTTTATGGCATGAATGAAGTAACCAATCTCTCCTCTTATTTGTTGTAATATGTTTATGGCATGAATGAAGTAACCAATCTCTCCTCTTATTTGTCTCTTCTCCTTAGAAGATAGGGGTTTTGTTCATAATGTATCAATAAGGCACACGCTCTTCATCTAGCTTCAACAGCAGTTAAATCACAAGCCCTGCAAAAACAGATTCAAAATTCATCTGGCCttgcaattatatataatctgaACAGTGACAGatgtaaattaaaatatttgcaGAATTGCAGTTAAATTAGCTTTGCTATATTGGGATGCTGCATTCCTTCATTGAATAGTCGTTTTGCAATCATGATTTTGAATTTGTTGGTTTTCCGGAGACCAAGATCTTTTACTAAATAGCTAGAACCAGATTATTTGACTATTATAACTAGATAGCTAGAACCAGAGTGTTTGACTATTGTAACTGAACAGCATAGGAACATAAACAGCTACAAAAGAGCTTGAGTATTTTACTACTATAACTAGAAAACAAGAAAAGTGTGACAGTtcagaaattaatatatatatatatatatatatcaactaatatatctgtttaaaatattaatttacaagtgtgagaaaatttgtttttattttttgttaagctTGTGAACAtcgaaaaaatcaaaaaattgtttaaactCTAGGCACACCTCCAAAGAGGAGGTGAcctttagcaagttttatatttcaaaCTTGAAATAAGAAGTGAtctttagcaagttttatattTCGAATTTGAAATAGGAGGTGATCTTCTCCAAGTAACAGGGCACTTGAAATTGCTTCCATGGAGGGAAAATGTCTTTGGATAGTTTTAGAACGATAAGactttgaagctagaggtgagAATATTCTGAAAGTATTAGTATCAAATGGAAGAATCagccaaatccatcaattcaatcGTTGGCACATGGTAAGGCTAAGTGAAGCAATAATGCAACATAGTACAAATACTCCTAAAGTCTAATCAAGTCAAGTAGTTctgtgaataataataataataaataatgaataaataaatattttttagaagAATGATCTGCATATGGATGTATTGGATCAATGTGTCTCACCTCCAAGAAGGCAAATAGCAGACCAAGTGATCTCCATCACAAAGCTGCCATTTGCATGTTAATAAAAAGCAAGCTTTTAAGAAGCTGTCAACTTCATCACCACCGTTATTAGAGCTTCTTAAGATGATTAAATTAAAGCAGCTCTTTGATCTCCCAACATCTTCATTCAAAATAGCTCTAACTCGTCCTTTGTTTATGCTGTCTCTTTTTGTATGTTCATTTTCTCTCACTTTGTCATTCTATTGCATTTATTCAGTCATGTTTCATTAGTCAtagtcgtttttttttttttctttttttttttttttttcaactttattaTATGGGCACAGCCTGTATCAAACCAGAAATTTGGTTATCTGTCACTCATTTCTAGAATTTTGATGGAGAAAAAACATGATCTGGTTTTCTTCTGTGTTCTTTCTGAATAAACAATTTCACATATAACACTCTCTAATTTATTGTTAATAGCTGGAACCAAAAAAATTTGCAGCCATTTCCATGATATCTAACATGGTTGACACTACTTTGTGTGAATATAAAC contains the following coding sequences:
- the LOC107408794 gene encoding PHD finger protein ING1 isoform X2, with the translated sequence MSFLEEFQASIDSLPNILQKKYSVLRDLDKSLQDIQRQNEQRCEQEIEDIKKEVKSGNITPDTSLIRFSDAALDEQRHSLLIADEKVSLAVQVDTHIQQLDQYLKKFDEELRRERDAVPASGLPAASLDGNVKSGRGSEGGKGGRKKTRLATAAAAAATETATTAATPTGMDLDLPVDPNEPTYCVCNNVSYGEMVACDNPTCKIEWFHFGCVGLREQPKGKWYCSECAVIKHRRKGR
- the LOC107408794 gene encoding PHD finger protein ING1 isoform X1, whose translation is MSFLEEFQASIDSLPNILQKKYSVLRDLDKSLQDIQRQNEQRCEQEIEDIKKEVKSGNITPDTSLIRFSDAALDEQRHSLLIADEKVSLAVQVYDMVDTHIQQLDQYLKKFDEELRRERDAVPASGLPAASLDGNVKSGRGSEGGKGGRKKTRLATAAAAAATETATTAATPTGMDLDLPVDPNEPTYCVCNNVSYGEMVACDNPTCKIEWFHFGCVGLREQPKGKWYCSECAVIKHRRKGR